One Brassica napus cultivar Da-Ae chromosome C2, Da-Ae, whole genome shotgun sequence DNA window includes the following coding sequences:
- the LOC106443312 gene encoding histone deacetylase HDT2-like, whose amino-acid sequence MEFWGAKVEAGKPLKVKPDEDYLIHLSRACIFNGKEGETALLDVTVDGKKFVIGYLSQEKIPQINLDLFFEKEFELSHSLERGSVDFTGYKTPDLDEDDDSSSSEDYYTSSDSEEEEEVMVHSIITANGSAGAAASSVAKPAEGASVCTLWMDVDEDDSADE is encoded by the exons ATGGAATTCTGGG GAGCTAAAGTTGAGGCAGGGAAGCCACTTAAAGTGAAACCTGATGAAGACTATCTCATCCACCTTTCACGG GCATGTATTTTTAATGGGAAGGAGGGTGAAACTGCTCTCTTGGACGTGACTGTTGATGGGAAGAAGTTTGTGATTGGATATCTTTCTCAGGAGAAGATTCCTCAGATCAACTTGGATCTGTTTTTTGAGAAGGAGTTTGAACTCTCCCACTCATTGGAGAGGGGGAGTGTCGACTTCACTGGCTACAAAACACCCGACCTCGACGAAGATGATGATTCCTCTTCTTCTGAGGATTACTACACTTCTTCTGACtcagaagaagaggaggaagtgaTGGTCCATTCAATTATCACTGCCAATGGAAGTGCTGGAGCTGCTGCTTCGAGTGTTGCCAAGCCTGCTGAAGGAGCGAGTGTTTGCACCTTGTGGATGGATGTGGACGAGGATGATTCAGCTGATGAGTGA
- the LOC125581326 gene encoding F-box protein SKIP19-like, giving the protein MKLPLLEELDVSFSTLSGDSLRVVGQSCPNLKTFKLNCLGDIRTANEGDDDALAIAETMPGLHNLQIFGNKLTDAGLNAIIDHCLNLEHLDLRQCFNVNIVGDLEKRCSERVKVLRRPNDSTHDYPYEEVLVFNTMRASEDGFMPNVSCYHDFEGASDNSDYDPYDVYDDPYDMYGDLRF; this is encoded by the coding sequence ATGAAGCTTCCATTGCTTGAAGAACTCGATGTCTCGTTCAGCACACTGTCCGGAGATTCTCTCAGAGTTGTAGGCCAGTCTTGTCCTAATCTGAAGACATTTAAGCTAAACTGCTTGGGTGACATTCGTACCGCGAACGAGGGCGACGATGATGCTCTAGCTATCGCTGAAACAATGCCTGGACTTCACAACCTCCAGATTTTCGGAAACAAATTAACAGATGCTGGTTTAAACGCCATTATTGATCATTGTCTTAACCTGGAACATCTTGATTTACGTCAGTGTTTCAACGTTAACATTGTCGGGGATCTGGAGAAGCGGTGTTCCGAAAGGGTCAAAGTTTTGAGACGACCTAATGATTCTACTCATGATTACCCATATGAAGAAGTGTTGGTTTTCAATACGATGAGAGCATCTGAAGATGGCTTCATGCCAAATGTTAGTTGTTATCATGACTTCGAAGGTGCCAGTGACAATTCTGACTACGACCCGTATGATGTTTATGATGACCCGTATGATATGTACGGCGATCTGCGTTTCTAG
- the LOC106443311 gene encoding F-box protein SKIP19-like — MASSSSLVLSSPSLTPVIKDGEYKNWAELPSELTSSILQRLSLVEILENAQKVCTSWRRVCKDPSMWRKIVMHNLGNLWYDREIMCRHVVDRSQGGLIEIEIWYFCTDSLLNYIADRLSLCLSLMRSSWCC; from the coding sequence ATggcctcttcctcttccttggTTCTGTCTTCTCCGTCTTTGACTCCGGTAATAAAAGACGGAGAATATAAAAACTGGGCGGAGCTTCCGTCTGAACTAACGTCATCCATCCTGCAAAGGCTCAGCCTGGTTGAGATATTGGAAAACGCTCAGAAAGTGTGTACGTCTTGGCGTCGCGTCTGTAAAGACCCTTCTATGTGGCGGAAGATTGTCATGCATAACCTTGGAAACTTGTGGTACGACCGCGAGATCATGTGCCGTCACGTAGTGGATCGTAGCCAGGGTGGCTTGATTGAGATTGAAATTTGGTATTTTTGTACTGATTCTCTCCTCAACTACATAGCTGATAGGTTaagtctctgtctctctctcatGAGGTCTAGCTGGTGCTGCTAA